The segment cggaggctgaggtaagtccttcttcctcttcctctcttctctccctactTTCCCATGGCTGTGGGCACGACTGCCGACGACAAGAGTCATCGAatttcgttggagaagaaagctctATTCGGCCTCTTCCTTTCCCTTGATTTTATGGCACCGACGATCACCGCCGACCGCCGGCTGTGGCCTCTCCGAGCTCGGGAGGGTCGCCCCTTGGCGCCGGCCACCGTCGGGCGAGGTACGACCGTGATCAGCCAGTCAAAGGCAAGGGGACATcttggtcccctgtttcggccaaagaaggccgcgggaaaaaagaaaagaaaaagaaaagaaaaaaaaaagaaaagaaaaagaaaaaaaaaaagaaaaaaaaatacttatgagagaaaatttctctcatctctctctcttaagtctaaactattttttttctttctttctttctatctctagaactttctctctctaaaaattttctctctctaaaaattctctctctaagaagccctatggatctcctattaggccatcttctccactcctagggacctatgaccttaaatcgattTAGAGCCGAATGAGGGATTTATTGGACCGATCATCAAGTTGGTCATcttcttatattatgtaattttattaaatatatgaaataaaatttaatgatgatttaatattttaaataggactgtctgattcctttaagaaagattaaaaggtccaggacgatcgaggtaTGTAAATCTtacgcttcttatttatttttaaatcttcatgattttcatgcatatgatctcttattgatgaagtcatatttttcataaaataaggatcagcatatgtgatatgaaaaagcatgttttattatgagcattgattgcatgaatgtattttataaaaagttatatgattatgaagtatgagattttattgttttccatctatgtatatgcatgttttaagaaaaatatataaagatttcaaaagctctcagatagctatgaatgaatttcttCAGAAAGGACgatatccggagctagcatccactcgaaatatggccctgccagcgggtataaaattgacatatgaattaagaactctatcgattaagaaacatggccctgtcacgggtataatagtgaccttagcgcGAACATCTGTGagcaatttttttgaaatatgacacgaatacatgataaaaataatttatgattcatgattgtgaaatatacatgatttatacatacatgatgagcttatacttgttttattatatgctctatgaaatatttatttttacaataattattatttgctaCATGATGCATTATCTtagaaaatttatgcttgatccgataaggaagcggaagtctacttactgagctagtgtagctcatattctttttgttttctttttcatgtacagagaaataaggctaagaCTGGTAAAAAAGGAATCTAGGCTTGGGGATCGGCAAAACAAGCTGGAAAATTTTATactagaaattcagtttatgtttatggattgtagctattatgaattttgaggcttggattatttcatctttggatttagatgctctgaaccagttttggttgaattaaatatttgaattgaactttattattatatttatttatgatgcaccttttattatatttgagaagataaattttggcttcgtgttatcgtgggcccatccctcggtagcatggccgtgttatgtcccgggttcggggcgtgatattttatggtatcagagcgataggtttaatcatgggtagaacttaaaacctaatagtgggtagttaggttacgtatagttagactctgacttaaattattaactgtactATAGCTccgttataaaaaatataataatgttAGCATTTGACTAGGAAGCGATGAGCGAAAGGGAGGGTGAGACCTTGGCAAATATGGCTGTTAGGATGAGGAGCAAGAGAAGCAAGATTGACGTCGCGGAGAGCTGCCAATCAATCAGTTGAGTGGGCTCCTGATGCACCGACTACTTAGGCAGATattgctggtgtatgtcaagtggtggtTCAGCTTATCCAGCTGCAGGCACAAACTGCTCCTCGACCTACATTATCTATGAAGTCATACTATaagagattcagaaggctcaacccactTCTATTTGAGgatggatctgatcctatggctgcagagacatggattcgagagatggagAAGATGTTTGATGCTCTGTAATACCCTGAGAATGTGAATGTCAGATTAGCCGTTCCTATGTTAAAAGAGAATGctgagttttggtggactgcaataaaagctgcctacGGGAATAATGATGATCAGCTCACTGGGGAAgagttcaaagagatattttatgatcaatacttCTCTGGGAtaatgagattggtaaaagaaaatgagtttctagccttaaagcaaaaggatgatatgactgtattagaatatgctaacaaatttaataagctaggccgcttctgcccccagcttatggagttcgaaaggagtaaagctaacagattcgaacaaggtctaagatatggAATTCGGTTCCGTCTGTCTTCTCACATTTTAAATAACTATAAGGAcgtactggagcgagctttgaaagtggagtctgaattgaaaagagcagatctagaaagaggagataGAAAGAGACCGAGATCAGCAAGAAATCTAAAGGAtcagcaaaaaaattttaaaaataataactctaataagaagaaagaatctatATCATGCTCATACTGTAGAAAAAATCATaatggaccttgtctcaagaggataggagcatgcttcttatgtggcgagaaaggacatatggctcgtgattgcccaaataagaaaaaagatgactctagacctaacaaaccagttgatcaaaaaCAGAAGGGGAATGCATGAGTGTTTGCTTTAAACCAGTAGGAGGCCAATGCAAgtgatcaagtggtgacaggtactatcccagtcaattctattcaTGCTCGTGTGCTATTCGATTTTGGTTCTtctcactcttttatatctctcaagtttgctacttctttgaattgtgtgTCAGAGaaactaaatgaaccattatatgttagcacaccttttaaaaatattattgttgctaacattatttttaagaattacataatccaaatagaagaaaaagaattagcagcagatttgattcagctaaatatgcatgattttgatattattcttgggatgaactggttatcttcgtaccatgctcatattgattgttttagaaaaagagtggtatttcaaattCTGGATGAACtgcaattcttctttcaaggcaAAGTTCATAATATGGAACCCAAACAATCTTTgagtattatctcaatcatgaatgCAAGAAAAGCTTTGAGGAAAGGATGCAAAGTATTTTTGGCCCATGTAGTGGACGccgagaaggaaaagataaagctAGACGATATCCCAATTgtcaagaaattttttgatattttttcagatgaactACCCGGGTTACCTCCAGATcgtgaggttgaatttaaaattgatatcacatCAGAGACCGGACCTATATCAAAacctccttatcggatggctcccgtagaattacgagaattaaaggatcaactgcaagaacttttgaataaaaagtttgtctgaccaagtacatcaccctggggagctcctgtgttatttgtgaaaaagaaagatggaagcATGCATTTATGCATTGACTATTGGGAGTTGAACAAGAtaaccataaagaataaatatcctctttctcgaatagatgacttatttgatcaacttcagggtgTATAAGTTTTCTCCAAAATTAACTTACAATCAGGCTAttatcaactaagaattagagatgaagatgtacctaagactgcatttagaatcaGGTAtagccattatgaatttttagtaatgccttttggactaaccaatgcaccggctgcttttatggatatgatgaacaggattttcaagccATATCTGAATCAATTCATTattgtttttattgatgatatcttagtttatTCTAAAAGTATAGAGGAACATAAGAGATATTTGAGGATTGTGTTTCAGACCTTGAGAgaagagaagctcttcgccaagcttagtaagtgtgagttctggttggatagtgttgtTTTCTTcggccatgtaatatctaaagAAGGAATCTCAGTCGATTCAAAGAAGATAGAAGTCATGGTGAATTGGCCTCATCCGACTAATGTGAtagaagttagaagcttcttaggcttggctggttGTTATAGAAGATTCGTCAAGAAATTTTCTCAAATTGCAATTCCTCTAACCCGCTTAACTcaaaaatgaataaaatttgaaCCTAGCAGTGAATGTAAGCAAAattttcaagatctgaagcaatGATTGATATCTACCCCAATTCTTACTTTATCATCTAGTaatggaggatttgtcatttatagtgatgctttcAAGAAGGGATTAGGTTGTATATTGATGCAGAAAgataaggtcatagcttatgcttctcgacaactaaaagtctatgagcagaattatccgacacatgatttggagttagcagctattatttttgctttaaagatttggcggcattatttatatggagaatcttgtgaaatctttactgatcataaaagcttaaaatatttatttactcaaaaagagctgaatatgaggcaaagaaggtggcttgaactattaaaagattatgatctaaatattaaatatcatcctgaaaaagttaatgtggtggcagatgcacttagtaggaagtctttagcaaatgtgatgactctgctatcctttcagcaacaaattctgagggatcttaaagatttgcaaattgaagtgacttgtaccgatgttaagaatgtgttagccaatttaatggtacaaccagcattgatcgaacagataaaagTGGCCCAATAGAATGATATTCATTTGTGTCAGTttaagaaggacatggagaaagggttacGAACTAAGCTTAGGCTTcatacagatggaactctttattttgggaacagattatgtataccaggagatcctgaactaaagaagaaaattttggaagaagcccataaatctcatttctcctttcatcccGATAGTACAAAGATatatagagatttaaaataatatttctggTGGAATagaatgaagcaggagatagctcgatttgtatctcaatgcttggtatgccagcaagtgaaagccaaacatcaaagacctgctggttTGCTAAAACCGTTAGAGATACCAAAATGGAAATGGAAGCATATCATGATGGATTTCGTTACAGAACTTCTAAGgacagcaagaaaaaataatgCAGTATGGATGATTGTTGATCagcttactaaatcagctcactttctatCTTTTCGAGTTGGtactccacttgataagttagcccgaatgtatattgatggaattgtatgcctgcatggtgttccaataagtattgtGTCTAATCGAGATCCACGATTCGTATCTagattttggaaaaaaatttaagatgctTTGGGAACAGAATTAAGGCTTAGTACTGCTTTCCATCCccagaccgatggccaatctgaaaggataattcaaactcttgaggatatgttaagagcttaTGCTTTCGATTTCGGAGAacattgggataatcatgtgacactgattgaatttgcatataacaatagttttcattctagtattcggatggcaccctatgaagccctatatagaagaaagtgtagatctcctctgtattgggatgaagtgggtgaaaagaaattaatagGTTCTGAGTTAGTTCAAGATACTAGAAATAAAATTTATCTgatcaagagaagactcaaggcagcacaggatagacagaagagttgggcagatagaaaaaaaaaaaaattaaaatttcaggTTGGTGAGcatgtttttctaaaagtatcacctactaagggtgtcataAGGTTtgagagacatggcaagctgagtccgcgatatattgaatcttttaaaattttaaatcgagtaggagatgttgcttacgaactagctttaccatcagatttatccaaagtacacaatgtctttcatgtttcactactgagaaagtttgtacctgatccaaataatgtgataaagtatgagccattgcaagttcatgaagacttaacctatgaagaatttctcctccaaattattgatcgaaaagaacaAGTTCTAAGATGGTGcatcattccatatgtgaagattcattggagtaatcatgaagagagagaggacacatgggagcttgaagatgatatgaagacaagatatccatacttatttgaaaatgaaggtatgttaaatttcgagaatgaaatttttttttaaagggggtagaatgtgataacccgacTCGTTGGGCCTAAAGCCAACTAAGCccatccagaaaaaaaaaaggggaagaagactcccaatcgaAATCTTCTCCTTCCCTGGTTCTGAttggaatcggagtcctagggccctcaaaggaccctaggatgagccctataagaaccccatcctctcctctaagagaggatatagcaatcaccgacgatcgccggtgttcctctccgatttttccgattgaagccgcggccccttgaCTTATGCTTGCCACGATGTCATGTCGGTGGGGGTCATTGGAGGCTGAGATAAGTCTttcttccttttcctctcttctctcccttcttttccatACCTGTGGGCATGACTGTTGGTGACAAGAGTCATCGGAGAAGAAAGctctgttcggcctctccctttCCCCTGATTTTATGGCACCGACCGCCAGCTGTGGCCTCTCCGAGCTTGGGAGGGTCGCCCCTTACCGTCGGCCACTGTTGGGCGAGGTACGaccgtgatcggccgatcaaaGGCAAGGGACCTcttggtcccctgtttcggccaaagaaggccacgggaaaaaagaaaaaaaaaagaaaagaaaaaaaagaaaagaaaaagaaaagaaaaagaaaagaaaataaaaaaaaaatacttatgagagaaagtttctctcatctctctctcttaagtctaaactattttttttctttctttctttctctctctagaattgaactttctctctctaaaaaaaattttgctctaaaaattctctctctaagaagccctatgCATCTCCTATTAagctatcttctccactcctagggacctatgatcTTGAATCGATTTAGAGTCgaaggagagatttattggattgatcatcaagtcggttatctttttatattatgtaattttattaaatatataaaataaaatttaatgataatttaatattttaaataggactgtctgattcctttgaggaagattaaaaggtccaagACGATCGAGGTATGTAGATCttatgcttcttatttatttttaaatctccatgattttcatacatatgatctcttattgatgaagtcatatttttcgtaaaataaggatcagcatatgtgatatgaaaaagcatgttttattatgagcattgattgcatgaatgtattttataaaaagttgcatgattatgaagcatgagattttattattttccatctatgtatatgtatgttttaagaaaaagatataaagattttaaaagctctcagatagctatgaatgaatcccttcgggaaggtcgacattcggagctagcatccacacgaaatatggccctgccagtgggtataaagttggcacatgaattaagaactctgtcgattaagaaacatggtcctgtcacgggtataatagtgaccttagtacgaatatctgtgagcaatttttttgaaatatgacacgaatacatgacaaaaatgatttatgattcatgattgcgaaatatacatgatttatgcatacatgatgagcttataacttattttattatatactctatgaaatgtttatttttataataattgttattttctacatgatgcattatcatagaaaatttatgcttgatctgataaggaagcggaagtctacttactgagctagtgtagctcatattctttttattttctttttcatgtacagagaaataaggctaggactggtaaaaagagaatccaggcttggggatcgGCAAAACAAGCTTGGAAATTTTgtactaggaattcagtttatattTATGGATTGTagctattatgaattttgaggctttgattatttcatctttggatttagatgctctgaaccagttttggtttaattaaatatttgaattgaactttattattatatttatttatgatgtacctgttattatatttaagaagatgaattttggcttcttGTTATCGTGAGCCCATccttcggtagcatggccgtgttatgtcctggATTCGGGATGTGACATATTTAGATCAATTTATAGGCAGTAACAGATCTAGAAGTTGAAAATATAAATGAAACATTTTCAGCTTTATTCTCAAAACTGAGATTCAAAGAAACACCAGAAAACTACAGGAGCCACAAATCATTGTTAGAACTAGCAAGCAAAGCTTGCAGTGATATGTAACAACACAATTTTTTCTTTTGCCAGAAACAAGTTTTAAATGAAATCAGTTAGTTCTTCAATCGAACATctgaatgaaataaaatatctagcaTCTGGAGTAAACTAATTATGCTTTGAAATATACAGGTATTTAAATTTTAACAACCATCTCTTTAATCAATCTAGTATTCTTAAACTCCACTACTtcaaaattctttctttttttctttttttgtaaaCTCCTTCTGCGTGAaagagagtcaaaaaaaaaaaaaaagaaggaggtgCAGGAAGGGGAGAGACTATCTTACCAAAAGAGAGGGCACAGCAACAATTTGCTAGTTTCTATGTGCTTCGTTTCGACTGAATATCTTCGCTTGACAGATCTCAGGACTACTATTCCAATTGGCAATCCTATTCCAATCTTGGCCAAGGAGATGGTCCTCCAACTTTGAATCACAGTCACGGATGCACAGAGTCTTCAGTGAATTGGGCATTTCTGGCAGTGATTGCAGTAGAGGGAATCCATCTAACTCTAGCTCCCGTAGGGAGGAGAGTTGTTTCAAGCTCACAGGCAGGAACCTCAGGGAGACTGCCTTGCATAACCGCAGCCGTTGGAGGGAACTGCGGACTTGTGACAGCCATTCTTCAGGCAAGGATGTGAGCTGGGAGCAATCTAGCAACTCCACATGTTGAATGGATGCAAGGCTTCTTAATGGCTCCAAGTGCAGCAATGAGGGGTCATCAACCTCGAGTATGTCGAGTGACAATGAAGAGCCAACAGCTGCCCCTTTGGCGGGATCACTGGTTAATGGTGGTGCAGCTGCCACTGCTCCCGCAAGCTTGGGGCATTCTCTGATCTCCAACCGTTTTGAGTGAGATGAGTGCTTGCAAACCTCCCAATGATGTTAACTCTGTGCAACGAACAATGGACAATTTGTGAAGTATCTTGAGTCTTCTGAACACCTCTGCTGAGGGGAGGGATGTGATACTCGTGCATTCCGACAAGGTCAACTCAGAGAGATATGCAAGGTGCTCCATTGCACCAGGCAGTGATGCATCTATCTCACCACAATCCTCCATAGAAATATTCTGGACTGACGAGGGAAGAAAGAAGTCGTCGCGAGGTGCATTGTGTCTCTGCAAACGTGGGCACTTCCGTATCTTGAGGCTTCTTAGTGAGACGagtttttggaatccttccaccGGCAGATGCACTAGCTCTTTACAGCCATCAATGATCAACTCCTCAACATCCATAAAATGGTCAGTATGTTGCAGCAAGCCTCGAGCTAGAGACGTTAGCTTGGGGCAAGACCAAAGCATCAAGTGATGAAGGTTGGACCGTGATCGGTTCTTGCAATCATTGTTTTGACACTGCCAAAGTCTTGGAAGAGTAATCAATCCCACATTAGATGTTTCCAGTCGTTCCAGACTGTGAGGTAGTCGCCGCAATGCCACCAACCCAGAGCAATCTTCAATGTACAGGTCCTTGAGGCAAGGAAACCATGGACCATCCTCTACACCACACCACTTCTCCAAATGCGGCATGCTACTAAAATTCAGAACCTCCAACCTAGGAAAAGCAGTGACCATATCACACATACGGAATGAATGACCAACTTCTGTCAATGCCCTCATATTCGCAAGAGACAGAAACTTTAGGAAAGGTAGCTTCTCAAGGGGTGGGAGGAGTTGCAAGTTTTTGCAATTGCTCAAGGTAATTGAAGTAATGAATTCTAGCATGGCAAGATCTTGAGTTTCCAACCGACATGGAGACAAAGCACCGCTGTAACCAATAATTTCCAGATTTTCAAGACTAGAGTGTGGTTGGAGCCCATCGATTACCTTTTCTGCTACCTCAGGAGTGCTATTCGAATCAGAATCCCATTGCAACAGTAGTGAGTGGAGATGTTTCTTATTAAGCAACTCAGCCTCCAAAGCATCTTCGTAGCTTCTTACATTCTCAAGATTCTTGATGCGTAGTTCACCATGGAGCTCCCTCAAGTGCTTTAACTCACCTATCTTGTACCCATTCCCCTCT is part of the Elaeis guineensis isolate ETL-2024a chromosome 15, EG11, whole genome shotgun sequence genome and harbors:
- the LOC105058271 gene encoding protein RECOGNITION OF PERONOSPORA PARASITICA 7-like, which translates into the protein MAVEPSSAPTLVPGPVLASLQSPLSQARLPRVLKLESSATCKPSSLNAIGDLKHLRYLHLDNIIDIIQLPKSVYKLYHLQTMIVLGLHPSTESINKDLRSLINLRHLILPLEVIPTIAEIGKLTSLQNLDEFHVREGNGYKIGELKHLRELHGELRIKNLENVRSYEDALEAELLNKKHLHSLLLQWDSDSNSTPEVAEKVIDGLQPHSSLENLEIIGYSGALSPCRLETQDLAMLEFITSITLSNCKNLQLLPPLEKLPFLKFLSLANMRALTEVGHSFRMCDMVTAFPRLEVLNFSSMPHLEKWCGVEDGPWFPCLKDLYIEDCSGLVALRRLPHSLERLETSNVGLITLPRLWQCQNNDCKNRSRSNLHHLMLWSCPKLTSLARGLLQHTDHFMDVEELIIDGCKELVHLPVEGFQKLVSLRSLKIRKCPRLQRHNAPRDDFFLPSSVQNISMEDCGEIDASLPGAMEHLAYLSELTLSECTSITSLPSAEVCKHSSHSKRLEIRECPKLAGAVAAAPPLTSDPAKGAAVGSSLSLDILEVDDPSLLHLEPLRSLASIQHVELLDCSQLTSLPEEWLSQVRSSLQRLRLCKAVSLRFLPVSLKQLSSLRELELDGFPLLQSLPEMPNSLKTLCIRDCDSKLEDHLLGQDWNRIANWNSSPEICQAKIFSRNEAHRN